From Veillonella dispar, one genomic window encodes:
- a CDS encoding DUF262 domain-containing protein, with the protein MAEITSLMKDIKGILDNKNQFVIPDFQRSFVWTDKDVDTLFSDFKEDTDNYTDRLDTLPGYLLGNIVLISNENNPTRFDVIDGQQRLTTLTLIFCALNNLFMDIAEETRRNLGANADMWMGHTFSFKEYFRILDNNLQFVDYKILHTQDLDFKETYKSIIKQGALVSDEDNTSANNLEAVYESILQHLRSIYDDEPQKLLYFLQYLTTKVKLIETTAPSIERAFQLFEILNNRGQSLEPLDLLKNYLLKNLTSAPGITQNQIKDFSDSWSQFLKNLKDTGKSKAIETSTFIKHFIIGTKAINVKKKDLFEHFKDNELVANDILQLSSDINSISKVYASINRDPLSNDFLSNDDGMYTLFTLFNTVQIHPLLMPFYNASRVDKVRLVDAAVRYVAAVIFSYTQTNAIEAELPEIIEKILHESDPACRLEVAVTELELRTKPYVDLIRVLLPVKDFGSKNKKQAPKAFQILKFIELYLNQKDSIKTNKKIELEHIMPQAADNADYSFDDEDTRKEYLNHLGNLTLLDKSLNASVKNGNFAEKLDHYKACEFVITRALAEEIDSPVQNQQPLINFQNTYFAVDNPEQITYWDKTQIDERGQKLVEVLEKLLLKQVP; encoded by the coding sequence ATGGCTGAAATTACGTCCTTAATGAAGGATATTAAGGGGATATTAGATAATAAAAATCAATTTGTTATACCTGACTTTCAACGGAGTTTTGTATGGACAGATAAAGATGTAGATACACTTTTTTCTGATTTCAAGGAAGATACGGATAACTATACAGATAGATTAGATACGTTGCCTGGGTATTTATTAGGCAATATTGTTTTGATTAGCAATGAAAATAATCCGACTAGATTTGATGTTATCGATGGTCAGCAAAGGCTTACGACATTGACGCTTATTTTCTGTGCATTAAATAATTTATTTATGGATATTGCAGAAGAGACTCGCCGAAATTTAGGTGCTAATGCAGATATGTGGATGGGGCATACATTTAGCTTTAAAGAGTACTTTAGAATACTAGATAATAATTTACAGTTTGTAGATTACAAAATTCTTCATACTCAGGACTTAGATTTTAAAGAGACTTATAAAAGTATCATAAAACAAGGTGCTCTAGTGAGTGATGAGGATAATACAAGCGCTAATAACTTAGAAGCTGTTTATGAATCTATTCTTCAGCATTTAAGAAGTATTTATGATGATGAGCCTCAGAAATTATTATATTTCTTGCAGTATTTAACAACTAAAGTTAAGTTAATTGAAACTACAGCACCATCGATTGAACGTGCATTTCAGTTGTTTGAGATTTTAAATAATCGTGGTCAGTCATTAGAGCCATTAGATCTTTTAAAAAATTACTTATTGAAAAATCTTACTTCTGCACCTGGCATTACACAGAATCAGATTAAGGACTTCTCTGATAGTTGGAGTCAGTTCTTGAAAAATCTGAAAGATACAGGTAAATCAAAAGCGATTGAAACATCTACTTTCATTAAGCATTTTATTATTGGTACAAAAGCTATTAATGTAAAGAAGAAGGATTTATTTGAGCATTTTAAAGACAATGAACTCGTAGCTAACGATATTTTGCAACTTTCATCAGACATCAATTCCATCAGTAAAGTCTATGCTAGCATCAATAGAGATCCATTATCTAACGATTTCTTGTCTAATGATGATGGGATGTATACGTTATTTACATTGTTTAATACCGTTCAAATTCATCCGTTGTTAATGCCGTTCTATAATGCTTCGCGTGTAGATAAGGTGAGACTTGTTGATGCGGCTGTAAGATATGTAGCAGCAGTAATATTCTCATATACGCAAACAAATGCTATTGAAGCGGAATTACCTGAAATTATAGAAAAGATTTTACATGAATCTGATCCAGCATGCAGACTAGAGGTTGCAGTAACTGAATTAGAGTTACGAACAAAACCATATGTCGATTTGATTCGTGTATTATTGCCTGTGAAAGATTTTGGTTCCAAAAATAAGAAGCAGGCGCCAAAAGCATTCCAAATTCTTAAATTTATCGAGTTATACTTGAACCAAAAAGACAGCATTAAAACAAATAAAAAGATTGAGTTAGAGCATATCATGCCACAAGCTGCAGATAATGCAGATTACTCCTTTGATGATGAAGACACTCGAAAAGAATATTTGAATCATCTAGGCAATTTGACACTTTTGGATAAGAGTTTAAATGCTTCTGTTAAGAATGGTAATTTCGCTGAAAAATTAGATCATTATAAAGCCTGTGAATTCGTTATTACAAGAGCTTTAGCAGAAGAAATAGATAGCCCTGTTCAAAATCAACAACCTTTGATTAACTTCCAAAATACATACTTTGCAGTAGATAACCCTGAACAAATCACATACTGGGATAAAACCCAAATCGATGAACGAGGTCAAAAACTCGTAGAAGTCTTGGAAAAACTACTATTAAAACAAGTTCCATAA
- a CDS encoding sigma-70 family RNA polymerase sigma factor: MRIQTVGYQPWSADELRHDAAQIELCRRYRPLILHYTNKTGNREFREDLESYLWAILLESIYSFDLKGSVPFPGFVKAGVRYGYMRYWKRERLRNHREIHIPDRITDDGEVTVGMDIFASGENIADMIMTADEEQRLRARLVWALGRLSQDQQDLLRRVYGDCKSLVSVSEELNCSRQAIQRRHERALRKLRRYLTTDFKKLLVH; encoded by the coding sequence ATGAGGATTCAGACGGTGGGCTACCAGCCGTGGTCCGCTGATGAGCTACGCCATGATGCGGCTCAAATCGAGCTCTGTCGCAGGTATCGGCCACTCATTTTGCACTATACGAATAAGACGGGGAACCGCGAGTTCCGTGAAGACCTAGAGAGCTATCTATGGGCCATACTCTTGGAATCGATTTATAGCTTTGACCTGAAAGGTTCTGTACCATTTCCAGGTTTTGTGAAAGCCGGTGTTAGGTATGGTTACATGCGGTATTGGAAGCGGGAACGATTGCGCAATCATCGTGAGATCCATATACCAGACCGCATCACCGATGATGGAGAGGTTACGGTTGGTATGGATATCTTTGCATCTGGAGAAAATATAGCAGACATGATTATGACGGCCGATGAGGAACAACGCTTACGAGCTCGCCTCGTATGGGCCCTTGGCAGACTATCTCAAGATCAACAAGACCTATTGCGTCGAGTGTATGGTGATTGTAAAAGCCTCGTATCCGTTAGTGAAGAGCTGAACTGTAGCCGCCAAGCTATCCAACGGCGCCATGAACGAGCTCTGCGGAAGCTGCGCAGATACTTGACGACAGACTTTAAGAAACTACTAGTACATTAA